A region from the Eleginops maclovinus isolate JMC-PN-2008 ecotype Puerto Natales chromosome 17, JC_Emac_rtc_rv5, whole genome shotgun sequence genome encodes:
- the il17ra1a gene encoding LOW QUALITY PROTEIN: interleukin 17 receptor A1a (The sequence of the model RefSeq protein was modified relative to this genomic sequence to represent the inferred CDS: inserted 1 base in 1 codon) has translation MIIRLLLVLGCVSLCAAVGTLAGPYVCSQQGLKCKVTIFDCQDRSWLNVYSYTPSSPEDLQVSVDTREDTFGHLQPVLLASWKLKDDGSIRALNATELHVMVMSTNQNVCVRYSLKNQLPMRSPSGEKWSFSANMLVVDPGQKYLVSVFNIPKPEIHHTGYDVTKVVSVPGCEEAKMQMTNFCIERGSLWKPGITAVRGNSTLAVSFTPDHRCEKYIVLVRCFVAPYIPRTYKTNQTSLTATFELDKWPRTCCQFDIEIQPFFPACDTDCSRKRTTVDICGAVKPTEAPSVPVYTFVIVGVVFFCVLLTVVTYLRCKKPRKRGVIPPPVGDDIPRPQQLRQRPKVLVIYSQDHRLYRDVVLKLCAFLQAQCGTEVLVDLLDTTSIGVVGRIRWLEWQRQQLRNPSDKILVLCSRGVQAKWRAMCGQGPVKLREDVQSPTDDMLTPFLNLFLPDMHHTGMLGKYMVAYFDDISGEQDVPSVFDIGVKYKLMKHFEELYFRILDVEKYQPDQVCHIKGIGADEYFDCPSGRDLKYAIETFQAYQLDNPDWFEKECVDDEEEVMTEASQLIDQLHIPPVLENVPLIREGLPVFIHEVEINENSNGVLXLTPELNPERQILSVAELTPANRECRRLSDLDEVLTDDPYHRSRRPESAYTVEPVLNNTRQPRQNWVSLEENSFRQNPVEDEERDPIRQPSSPSDQRSVALQNPLVINPQESSCTDMQSVNFPPSETVHSQPVEMEEDEPGGKGPNSGSDQGYISKMSSQDEAASKEDPMEALRRLQEELFDVGYSDIES, from the exons GGTTTGAAGTGTAAAGTCACCATAT ttgaCTGTCAGGACAGGAGTTGGCTGAATGTGTACAGTTACACTCCCAGCAGTCCAGAGGACCTGCAGGTCTCTGTGGACACCAGGGAGGACACGTTTGGACACCTGCAGCCTGTACTGCTGGCTAGCTGGAAGTTGAAGGATGATG GCAGTATTCGTGCCCTGAACGCCACCGAGCTTCATGTTATGGTGATGTCCACCAACCAAAACGTGTGTGTGCGATATTCTTTGAAAAACCAACTGCCAATGAGAAGTCCATCGGGGGAAAAG tgGTCATTCTCAGCTAACATGCTGGTGGTGGACCCGGGTCAGAAGTACCTGGTCTCCGTCTTCAACATCCCCAAACCAGAGATACATCATACTGGCTACGACGTCACTAAAGTTGTCTCTGTTCCTG GATGTGAAGAGGCTAAAATGCAGATGACCAATTTTTGCATCGAGAGAG GAAGTCTGTGGAAGCCTGGCATCACTGCAGTCAGAGGAAACTCTACACTGGCTGTGAGCTTTACTCCTGACCATCGCTGTGAGAAGTACATAGTGCTTGTTCGCTGCTTCGTGGCTCCTTATATTCCCCGTACATACAAG ACAAATCAGACGAGCCTGACTGCAACATTCGAACTGGACAAATGGCCGAGAACTTGCTGCCAGTTTGACATTGAG ATCCAACCTTTTTTCCCAGCATGTGATACGGACTGTTCGCGTAAAAGGACCACTGTGGATATTTGTGGTGCCG TGAAGCCAACAGAAGCCCCCAGTGTCCCAGTGTACACATTTGTCATTGTGGGAGtggtgtttttctgtgtcttgTTGACCGTTGTGACGTACCTCCGCTGCAAGAAACCAA GGAAACGTGGTGTTATTCCACCACCTGTGGGAGATGATATACCGCGACCCCAGCAGCTTAGACAACGTCCCAAAGTGCTGGTCATCTACTCACAGGACCACCGCCTCTACAGGGATGTAGTGCTGAAGCTGTGCGCCTTCCTCCAGGCGCAGTGTGGCACCGAGGTGCTGGTGGACCTGTTGGACACCACCTCCATCGGCGTGGTAGGGCGCATCCGCTGGCTCGAGTGGCAACGACAGCAGCTCAGAAATCCTTCCGACAAAATCCTGGTGCTGTGTTCGCGAGGCGTTCAGGCCAAGTGGAGGGCCATGTGCGGTCAGGGTCCGGTGAAACTGAGAGAAGACGTTCAGTCCCCCACCGACGATATGCTCACTCCTTTTCTCAACCTATTCCTGCCTGACATGCATCACACGGGCATGCTGGGCAAGTACATGGTGGCTTACTTCGATGACATCAGCGGGGAGCAAGACGTGCCATCAGTTTTTGACATCGGCGTCAAGTACAAGTTGATGAAGCATTTCGAGGAGCTGTACTTCCGCATCTTAGACGTGGAGAAATACCAGCCGGATCAGGTCTGCCACATCAAGGGCATCGGTGCGGACGAATACTTTGACTGTCCCTCAGGTAGGGATCTGAAGTATGCCATTGAAACCTTCCAGGCCTACCAGTTGGACAACCCTGATTGGTTTGAGAAGGAGTGTGTGGACGATGAGGAGGAGGTCATGACTGAGGCCAGCCAGCTCATCGACCAACTGCATATCCCTCCGGTCCTCGAGAATGTTCCTCTGATCAGAGAAGGGCTCCCTGTCTTCATCCATGAGGTAGAAATCAATGAAAATAGCAACGGTGTTC GTCTAACACCTGAACTGAATCCAGAACGGCAGATTTTGTCCGTGGCAGAACTTACACCAGCTAACCGTGAGTGCAGACGTCTGTCAGACCTGGATGAAGTGTTGACGGATGACCCGTACCATCGCAGCCGCAGACCAGAATCTGCCTACACAGTTGAGCCAGTTTTAAATAATACGCGACAGCCAAGGCAGAACTGGGTCTCCCTCGAGGAAAATTCCTTCAGACAAAATCCTGTTGAGGATGAGGAAAGGGATCCCATACGCCAACCTTCCTCTCCTTCAGACCAGAGAAGTGTGGCTTTACAGAACCCCCTGGTTATAAATCCTCAAGAATCTTCGTGTACCGACATGCAGAGTGTAAATTTCCCTCCATCTGAAACCGTCCACTCTCAGCCAGTGGAGATGGAGGAAGACGAGCCCGGTGGAAAGGGTCCTAACAGTGGTTCTGATCAAGGCTACATCTCCAAGATGTCCTCCCAGGATGAAGCAGCTTCAAAAGAGGATCCAATGGAGGCCCTGAGaagactgcaggaggagctgtTTGATGTTGGATACTCTGACATAGAGTCCTGA